A stretch of the Cellulomonas sp. WB94 genome encodes the following:
- a CDS encoding AAA family ATPase, with translation MKIGRVAVKGFRSLAEVTIDLDDYAAFIGANGSGKSSVLYALDWFFNGGQLTESDVHGHVEGQSLPDGACVEVAVTLTDISRHDRVRLGPYGRSERAEFRKTWRAQDDKTKVVGNAKQGPGFAEIRAMTKVGDFRPAYEALRRSLAGLPDLGRLAGKPEIEAVLAAWEDNPSNASQFVEVSDADANHMFGINGPNVIKECLRLILIPAGTNIAGQIGGSGKGSALSQLIGAVMADASAHAQAEWLAENAEAIAKLKSKVKDSVEASTGIQARRINARLASLVPNASVTLTPEVPDWTPKADPTVTTRVTIDGVANDVSRQGHGIQRAVMISMFQALVPDEELTRGLHAPLEGEDDAAAEQRLAKALEALPSLVVCVEEPEIYQHPVRARSFARTLTELSAHGSVQIVVATHSPYFVRPEQFDSLRRFTLTGGATTTEQATVTSIAQQTGIAPLKIKSAVERMLPTEFSEGFFSDAVVLVEGPTDRVAIEAIASLLGCSLDARGTSVLDVSSKSALHVSHAILAALGVPTYIVVDGDALGAARKHPSDAAKQAEVDASHKQDTDKIVAWLPTSTAVSGALPYGYGNPTVIADCFAVWNDDIEEELLAWGSFCAQASACGAPVGARTSKHQLAYKTAALAADLTDLPNNLRVAVETLARFPRQQTSQAPQVDP, from the coding sequence GTGAAGATCGGACGCGTTGCAGTAAAGGGATTCCGCAGCTTGGCGGAGGTGACAATCGACCTCGACGACTACGCCGCGTTCATCGGAGCGAACGGCTCAGGCAAGTCTTCAGTGCTCTACGCGCTCGACTGGTTCTTCAATGGCGGCCAGCTCACCGAGTCGGATGTGCATGGCCACGTCGAGGGACAGTCACTGCCCGACGGTGCGTGCGTGGAGGTTGCCGTCACCCTGACCGACATCTCACGTCACGACCGCGTGCGCCTCGGCCCGTACGGGCGAAGTGAGCGTGCGGAGTTCCGAAAGACCTGGCGCGCCCAGGACGACAAGACGAAGGTGGTGGGCAACGCCAAACAAGGCCCCGGCTTCGCGGAAATCCGCGCGATGACGAAGGTCGGCGATTTCCGCCCTGCCTACGAGGCGCTGCGCAGGTCGCTTGCAGGACTACCCGATCTCGGCAGGCTGGCGGGCAAGCCAGAAATAGAAGCAGTACTTGCGGCGTGGGAGGACAACCCGAGCAACGCAAGCCAGTTCGTCGAGGTGTCTGACGCGGACGCGAACCACATGTTCGGCATCAACGGGCCGAACGTGATCAAGGAGTGTCTACGGTTGATCCTGATCCCGGCGGGCACGAATATTGCAGGCCAGATCGGCGGTTCAGGCAAGGGATCGGCTCTGAGTCAACTCATCGGCGCGGTCATGGCCGATGCGAGTGCGCACGCACAGGCAGAGTGGCTTGCTGAGAACGCGGAAGCCATCGCGAAGCTCAAGTCCAAGGTCAAGGACAGCGTCGAGGCGTCAACCGGCATCCAAGCCCGCCGAATCAACGCTCGGCTGGCGTCACTCGTCCCGAACGCGAGTGTGACACTCACGCCCGAGGTGCCCGACTGGACTCCGAAGGCAGACCCAACGGTGACGACGAGAGTCACTATCGATGGAGTAGCCAACGACGTCTCGCGGCAGGGCCACGGTATCCAGCGAGCCGTCATGATCTCGATGTTCCAAGCACTTGTTCCCGACGAGGAACTAACCCGTGGCCTTCATGCTCCGCTCGAGGGCGAAGACGATGCAGCGGCCGAGCAACGACTTGCCAAAGCGCTTGAGGCCCTACCGAGCCTCGTCGTCTGCGTCGAGGAACCTGAGATCTATCAACACCCGGTTCGCGCACGTTCCTTCGCTCGCACCCTCACGGAGCTGAGCGCGCACGGCAGCGTTCAGATAGTCGTCGCCACGCACAGCCCATATTTCGTTCGGCCGGAGCAGTTCGATTCACTTCGGCGGTTCACGCTTACTGGCGGTGCCACAACTACCGAGCAGGCAACCGTCACCTCAATCGCGCAGCAGACTGGCATTGCCCCCTTGAAGATCAAGAGCGCTGTGGAGCGCATGCTGCCCACTGAGTTCTCCGAGGGCTTCTTCTCCGATGCGGTCGTCTTGGTGGAAGGCCCAACGGATCGCGTGGCAATCGAGGCAATCGCATCGCTGCTCGGCTGCAGTCTCGATGCGCGGGGTACATCCGTACTGGATGTGTCGAGCAAGAGCGCTCTGCACGTGTCGCATGCAATCCTTGCTGCGCTCGGCGTCCCCACTTACATCGTTGTCGATGGTGATGCGCTCGGCGCCGCACGGAAGCACCCAAGCGACGCCGCCAAACAGGCAGAAGTCGATGCGAGTCACAAGCAGGACACCGACAAGATCGTCGCTTGGCTGCCAACATCAACAGCGGTCAGCGGCGCGCTGCCCTACGGTTACGGCAACCCGACCGTTATTGCAGACTGCTTCGCAGTCTGGAACGACGACATCGAGGAAGAACTGCTCGCGTGGGGTAGCTTCTGCGCTCAGGCGAGCGCCTGCGGTGCACCGGTGGGGGCCCGAACGAGCAAGCACCAACTCGCGTACAAGACCGCCGCACTCGCCGCCGACCTGACGGACCTGCCGAATAACCTCCGCGTGGCTGTCGAGACACTGGCCAGGTTCCCCCGCCAACAGACGAGTCAAGCCCCTCAAGTCGACCCATAG